A segment of the Flavobacteriales bacterium genome:
GTTCCTGAAGGTGCCTTTCTCCACTACGACATTCCAGACCGACTCGAACGGAATCACGAACCTCACCGGCGATTCCTCGAAAAGGCCGCCATAATAGGAGTACGTCTTGCCGAGCTTGTAATTCTTGTAATCCCTACCGGTCATGAACTTCACCTTGGTGGCCACGTCGATATCCACCTCGATGATCTCCTTCTTCTTTAATTCGAAGGCTTTATGCAGGAACTTCATGGTGCTTGCTTGTTCGGGGTCGAAGATAGTGGCGCTCAGAGCTTCACGCTGAGCACCGGGAAGGTGGTGTGGTTGACGATATCCTCTGTGAGGCTTCCGTTCACCACTTGGAAGAAGCC
Coding sequences within it:
- a CDS encoding DUF1883 domain-containing protein; protein product: MKFLHKAFELKKKEIIEVDIDVATKVKFMTGRDYKNYKLGKTYSYYGGLFEESPVRFVIPFESVWNVVVEKGTFRNPIEVVAKCGVLPPNSTVRSTVASDAPEHVRLAEAAESAGMGELPEAEQSL